Proteins encoded within one genomic window of Planctomycetota bacterium:
- the coaD gene encoding pantetheine-phosphate adenylyltransferase encodes MPKAIYAGSFDPPTNGHLWMIRTASELFREVEVAIGVNPDKHYAYRLADRLALLRACTDGLKNVIVTSFENQFLVHYARSVGARYILRGIRNERDYSFEREMRYINTDLAPEIITVFLMPPREVADVSSSFVRGLIGPVGWQDVVKRFVPEPVYEFFLESHVK; translated from the coding sequence ATGCCGAAGGCGATCTATGCGGGCAGCTTCGACCCTCCGACCAACGGGCATCTGTGGATGATCCGCACGGCCTCCGAGCTGTTCCGCGAGGTCGAGGTGGCCATCGGTGTGAACCCCGACAAGCACTATGCCTACCGCCTCGCCGATCGCCTCGCGCTCCTGCGCGCCTGCACGGACGGCCTCAAGAACGTCATCGTCACCTCGTTCGAGAATCAGTTTCTCGTGCACTACGCGCGCTCGGTAGGCGCGCGCTACATCCTACGCGGCATCCGCAACGAGCGCGACTACTCGTTCGAGCGCGAGATGCGCTATATCAATACCGACCTGGCCCCCGAGATCATCACCGTGTTCCTCATGCCCCCGCGCGAAGTGGCCGACGTGAGTTCGAGCTTCGTCCGCGGCCTCATCGGCCCGGTCGGCTGGCAGGACGTCGTCAAGCGGTTCGTGCCGGAGCCCGTATACGAGTTCTTTCTGGAAAGTCACGTGAAGTGA
- the tuf gene encoding elongation factor Tu, with protein MAKEVFQRTKPHVNVGTIGHIDHGKTTLTAAILQVLSMQGKAKAKSYADIAKGGTVRDATKTVTIAVAHVEYETENRHYAHIDCPGHQDYIKNMITGAAQMDGAILCVGADDGPMPQTREHVLLARQVGLPALVVFLNKVDLVDDPELLDLVELELRELLSKYEFPGDEIPIVRGSALKALQASDANSPDCKCIFDLMAAVDSYIPTPKRMTDLPFLMPIEDVFSIKGRGTVGTGRVERGIVRVGDEVEIIGLARETRKSVVTGVEMFNKTLDEGQAGDNVGVLLRGVEKDELERGQVLAKPGSVTPHTKFECEVYILSKDEGGRHTPFFAGYRPQFYFRTTDVTGSVKLLGGAEMVMPGDSCRLEAELITPIAMEEQLRFAIREGGRTVGAGVVTKILA; from the coding sequence ATGGCAAAAGAGGTCTTCCAGCGCACGAAGCCGCACGTCAACGTCGGCACCATCGGCCACATTGACCATGGCAAGACCACGCTGACCGCGGCGATTCTCCAAGTGCTCTCGATGCAGGGCAAGGCCAAGGCCAAGTCGTACGCCGACATCGCCAAGGGCGGCACCGTGCGCGACGCCACCAAAACGGTCACCATCGCGGTGGCGCACGTGGAGTACGAGACCGAGAACCGCCACTACGCCCACATTGACTGCCCCGGGCACCAGGACTACATCAAGAACATGATCACCGGCGCAGCGCAGATGGACGGCGCGATCCTGTGCGTGGGCGCCGACGACGGCCCGATGCCCCAGACGCGCGAGCACGTGCTGCTGGCCCGCCAGGTGGGCCTGCCGGCCCTCGTGGTGTTCCTGAACAAGGTGGACCTGGTGGACGACCCCGAGCTGCTCGACCTCGTGGAGCTGGAGCTGCGCGAGCTGCTCAGCAAGTACGAGTTCCCGGGCGACGAGATTCCCATCGTGCGCGGCAGCGCACTGAAGGCCCTTCAGGCGAGCGACGCGAACAGCCCCGACTGCAAGTGCATCTTCGACCTGATGGCGGCCGTGGACAGCTACATTCCGACCCCCAAGCGCATGACCGACCTGCCGTTCCTGATGCCGATCGAGGACGTCTTCTCGATCAAGGGCCGCGGCACGGTGGGCACGGGCCGCGTGGAGCGTGGCATCGTGCGCGTGGGCGACGAGGTCGAAATCATCGGCCTCGCCCGCGAGACGCGCAAGAGCGTGGTCACCGGCGTCGAAATGTTCAACAAGACCCTCGACGAGGGGCAAGCCGGCGACAACGTGGGCGTGCTGCTCCGCGGCGTGGAAAAGGACGAGCTCGAGCGCGGCCAGGTGCTGGCCAAGCCGGGCAGCGTGACGCCGCACACGAAGTTCGAATGCGAAGTCTACATCCTGTCGAAGGATGAAGGCGGCCGCCACACCCCGTTCTTTGCGGGCTACCGGCCGCAGTTCTACTTCCGCACGACCGACGTCACCGGCTCGGTGAAGCTGCTGGGCGGCGCCGAAATGGTGATGCCGGGCGACAGCTGCCGGCTCGAGGCCGAGCTGATCACCCCGATCGCGATGGAAGAGCAGCTCCGTTTCGCCATCCGCGAAGGCGGCCGCACCGTGGGCGCCGGCGTGGTGACGAAGATCCTGGCATAG
- a CDS encoding aminotransferase class I/II-fold pyridoxal phosphate-dependent enzyme, whose product MEVILANRLQKLRPYPFAALRRKIAEARQAGKEVLNLGIGDPDRPTPDPVVAELCRAVRDEADLNRHRYGCDVPTTEFPQAVKDFYRRRFGVALAGDQIVQTSGSKDAIVQFALGILNPGDLAIAPEPGYPTYNIGHTFASAVTHYAPLRRENGFLPDLDAIPAEVRRLARVMWLNYPNNPTTAVCALGFYRRAVEFARKHDILLASDLSYSENTYDGYVAPSILQVEGAADVAVEFFSLSKAFCMTGWRIGMAVGHAGALKALGLVKDNSDNGTLRAIQFAGARALHLAETLIPEINAVYRRRRDLVVNTLNALGWQLEKPKGTIYIWAAVPERFGGDSAGFAADLFDKTGVVVTPGAVYGEHGEGFFRISLTYPDEVLTRAMERLAEQR is encoded by the coding sequence GTGGAAGTGATCCTCGCCAATCGGCTCCAGAAACTCCGCCCTTATCCCTTCGCCGCGCTCCGCCGGAAGATCGCCGAGGCCCGCCAGGCGGGCAAAGAGGTGCTCAACCTGGGCATCGGCGACCCCGACCGGCCAACGCCCGACCCCGTGGTGGCCGAGTTGTGCCGCGCCGTGCGCGACGAGGCCGACCTCAATCGCCACCGCTACGGCTGCGACGTGCCGACCACGGAGTTCCCCCAGGCCGTGAAGGACTTCTATCGCCGCCGCTTCGGCGTCGCCCTCGCCGGCGACCAGATCGTGCAGACCAGCGGCAGCAAGGACGCCATCGTGCAGTTCGCCCTGGGCATCCTGAACCCCGGCGACCTGGCCATCGCGCCCGAGCCGGGCTATCCGACCTACAACATCGGCCACACCTTCGCCAGCGCCGTGACCCACTACGCGCCGCTGCGGCGCGAGAACGGCTTCCTGCCCGACCTCGACGCCATTCCCGCCGAGGTCCGCCGCCTGGCCAGGGTGATGTGGCTCAACTACCCCAACAACCCGACCACGGCGGTGTGCGCCCTGGGCTTCTACCGCCGCGCCGTCGAGTTCGCGCGGAAGCACGACATCCTCCTCGCGAGCGACCTGTCGTACAGCGAGAACACCTACGACGGCTACGTGGCGCCCAGCATCCTCCAGGTTGAGGGCGCCGCCGACGTGGCGGTCGAGTTCTTCTCGCTCTCGAAGGCCTTCTGCATGACCGGCTGGCGAATCGGCATGGCCGTCGGCCACGCCGGCGCGCTGAAGGCCCTGGGGCTGGTGAAGGACAACAGCGATAACGGCACCCTGCGTGCCATCCAGTTCGCGGGCGCCAGAGCCCTCCACCTGGCCGAGACGCTGATCCCCGAGATCAACGCCGTCTACCGCCGCCGGCGCGACCTGGTGGTCAACACCCTCAACGCGCTCGGCTGGCAGCTTGAGAAGCCCAAGGGCACCATCTACATCTGGGCCGCCGTGCCCGAGCGCTTCGGGGGCGATAGCGCGGGGTTCGCCGCCGACCTCTTCGACAAGACCGGCGTGGTGGTGACGCCGGGCGCCGTCTACGGGGAGCACGGCGAGGGCTTCTTCCGCATCTCGCTCACTTACCCCGACGAGGTGCTCACGCGCGCCATGGAGCGCCTGGCCGAGCAACGCTGA
- a CDS encoding serine hydrolase domain-containing protein, which produces MLREGIARRLFPGCVAYVSQRGRVLLHEALGATTYEPGARLVRLDALFDLASLTKLYTTALVLRLAEHGALRLDERVRLYLPEVSADWTIEDLLAHRTGATADLLAGAVRQGIRPCEPGQAEALWRVIFGCGRVVPLAPGQSHYSDVDFLLAQAVSERATGRGLAALMAAEVLEPLGLHDTGFPVRGAGFSPCRPLPSITRCVPTEVDERWRRRLVVGEVHDEMAATLGGVGGHAGLFATAADLGRFCEAWLNPEWRGPAFEPHSDHFGLGWRLCDASFFPCLARFGAVGHLGFTGTSAFVFPQSQSVFVLLSNRVHPTRDAAPSRLPLLAQMAEAVAHAV; this is translated from the coding sequence TTGCTCCGCGAGGGGATCGCACGGCGCCTTTTCCCCGGGTGCGTAGCCTACGTCTCGCAGCGGGGCCGAGTGCTCCTGCACGAGGCACTTGGCGCGACGACCTATGAGCCAGGAGCGCGCCTGGTTCGCCTTGATGCCCTCTTCGACCTCGCCTCGTTGACCAAGCTCTACACCACGGCCCTCGTGCTGCGGCTGGCCGAGCACGGTGCGCTGCGGCTCGACGAACGCGTCAGGTTGTACCTGCCTGAGGTTTCGGCAGACTGGACCATCGAGGACCTGCTCGCCCATCGCACGGGCGCCACGGCCGATCTGTTGGCCGGGGCCGTTCGGCAGGGCATTCGGCCGTGCGAGCCGGGACAGGCCGAGGCCCTCTGGCGCGTCATCTTCGGCTGTGGGCGCGTCGTGCCGCTGGCCCCCGGGCAGAGCCATTACAGCGACGTGGACTTCCTCCTCGCCCAGGCCGTCTCCGAGCGCGCGACAGGGCGGGGCCTCGCCGCCCTGATGGCGGCCGAGGTGCTCGAGCCGCTCGGCCTGCACGACACGGGCTTTCCCGTTCGTGGTGCGGGCTTCAGCCCGTGTCGTCCCCTTCCCAGCATCACGCGCTGCGTGCCCACCGAGGTGGACGAGCGCTGGCGCCGCCGTCTGGTCGTGGGCGAGGTCCACGACGAGATGGCCGCCACCCTCGGCGGCGTGGGCGGCCACGCGGGACTTTTCGCCACGGCCGCCGACCTGGGGCGATTCTGCGAGGCGTGGCTGAACCCCGAGTGGCGGGGGCCGGCCTTCGAGCCTCACTCCGACCACTTCGGGCTGGGCTGGCGGCTCTGCGATGCCAGTTTTTTCCCCTGCCTCGCGCGCTTCGGGGCGGTGGGGCACCTCGGCTTCACGGGCACGTCGGCCTTCGTGTTTCCGCAGAGCCAGAGCGTCTTTGTGCTGCTCAGCAACCGCGTGCACCCGACACGCGACGCCGCCCCCTCGCGTCTGCCGCTGCTCGCCCAGATGGCCGAGGCCGTCGCCCACGCGGTTTGA
- a CDS encoding Dabb family protein: MRVVRALMCLSALGAGAWFVSGAGGAAERQEGRGAIVHCAFFWFKDTATPGDIEAMIRGGREALAPLPCVKRCDIGPPLAQERGAPVDSSYHVGCVMEFADLAAYKTYLEHPEHLKLIEKHKPLWQRVVVYDFVRP, translated from the coding sequence ATGAGAGTCGTTCGCGCGCTGATGTGCCTGAGCGCTCTGGGCGCGGGCGCTTGGTTCGTGTCGGGCGCGGGAGGGGCCGCTGAGCGCCAGGAGGGCCGCGGCGCCATCGTCCACTGCGCCTTCTTCTGGTTCAAAGACACCGCGACGCCGGGCGACATCGAGGCGATGATCCGGGGTGGGAGGGAAGCACTCGCCCCGCTGCCGTGCGTGAAGCGGTGCGACATCGGGCCGCCGCTTGCCCAGGAGCGCGGCGCGCCCGTGGACAGCTCGTACCACGTCGGGTGCGTGATGGAGTTCGCCGACTTGGCCGCCTACAAGACGTACCTCGAACACCCCGAGCACCTCAAGCTCATCGAGAAGCACAAGCCGCTGTGGCAGAGAGTGGTAGTCTACGACTTCGTGCGGCCGTGA
- the rplJ gene encoding 50S ribosomal protein L10 — MPSVVNKLTVGELTDRFRTMRNAVLVDYTGLDAVRADALRSKLREQGADMFVVKNSLAAQALKGLNLAPVSKLLVGPTAFVLGDDPAQLAKTLRDWSKKEKVLSWRGAVVDGEAVGPDGVEAIASLPPVQMLRAQVVGAMAAPLTGFLGALNGILRNFVGVVKAIAEKKETTG; from the coding sequence ATGCCCAGTGTCGTCAACAAGCTCACGGTCGGCGAACTAACGGACCGGTTCCGCACGATGCGCAACGCGGTGCTCGTGGACTACACGGGCCTTGACGCCGTGCGCGCCGACGCCCTGCGGTCGAAGCTGCGCGAGCAGGGCGCCGACATGTTCGTCGTGAAGAACTCCCTGGCGGCGCAGGCGCTCAAGGGGCTGAACCTGGCGCCCGTCTCCAAGCTGCTCGTGGGGCCGACGGCCTTCGTGCTGGGCGACGACCCGGCGCAACTGGCCAAGACCCTGCGAGACTGGAGCAAGAAGGAGAAGGTGCTCTCGTGGCGCGGCGCCGTGGTAGACGGCGAGGCCGTGGGCCCCGACGGCGTCGAGGCGATCGCCTCGCTGCCGCCGGTGCAGATGCTCCGCGCCCAGGTGGTGGGTGCCATGGCGGCCCCGCTGACGGGGTTCCTGGGCGCGCTGAACGGGATTCTGCGCAACTTCGTCGGCGTGGTGAAGGCCATCGCCGAGAAG
- the secE gene encoding preprotein translocase subunit SecE: MADLLIETQQEMRKVAWSSRAEVIGSTIVVLVTVVLLSLFIFVTDSILLALAGVFGVY; encoded by the coding sequence ATTGCCGACCTCCTGATCGAGACGCAGCAGGAGATGCGCAAGGTGGCCTGGTCGAGCCGCGCCGAGGTGATCGGCTCGACGATCGTGGTGCTAGTGACGGTCGTGCTGCTCTCGCTGTTCATCTTCGTGACGGACTCGATTCTTCTTGCGCTGGCTGGGGTCTTCGGCGTCTATTAG
- the rplK gene encoding 50S ribosomal protein L11 → MAKQVIAKVKLHVPGGQATPAPPVGPALGQHGVNIGEFVRKFNDQTRSAQGMITPVEITIFQDKSFSFIIKSPPASVLLKQAAGIVQGSAVPNRDKVGKVTRAQVEEIAKRKMADLNASSLEAAARQVAGTARSMGIEIVES, encoded by the coding sequence ATGGCCAAGCAGGTCATCGCGAAAGTCAAGCTGCACGTTCCGGGCGGCCAGGCCACGCCGGCGCCGCCCGTGGGGCCCGCGCTCGGCCAGCACGGCGTGAACATCGGCGAATTCGTCCGAAAGTTCAACGACCAGACCCGCAGCGCGCAGGGCATGATCACCCCGGTCGAGATCACGATCTTCCAGGACAAGTCGTTCTCGTTCATCATCAAGTCGCCGCCGGCCTCGGTGCTGCTCAAGCAGGCCGCCGGCATCGTCCAGGGCTCCGCCGTGCCTAACCGCGACAAGGTGGGCAAGGTGACTCGCGCGCAGGTCGAGGAGATCGCCAAGCGGAAGATGGCCGACCTGAACGCCAGCAGCCTGGAGGCCGCCGCGCGCCAGGTGGCTGGCACGGCGCGGAGCATGGGCATCGAGATTGTCGAGAGCTAG
- the rplA gene encoding 50S ribosomal protein L1 has translation MKRSKRYEAAAKTVDRTKTYTVEEAVAAIKALPAAKFDETVEIVFHLGVDPKKPEQAVRGTISLPKGIGRSVRVIAFAEGEQAALAKAAGAEEAGGQELVDRVAKGWTDFDVAIATPGMMRAVGRLGRVLGPKGLMPSPKSGTVTDNVEAAVREFKAGKLEYRTDAGGNVAAPVGKRSFSAEDLKANIEAFIERIRQVKPASAKGRYILGVTVTTTMGPGIRLAVS, from the coding sequence ATGAAGCGCAGCAAACGATACGAGGCCGCCGCCAAGACCGTGGACCGCACCAAGACGTACACGGTCGAGGAGGCCGTGGCGGCCATCAAGGCCCTCCCGGCCGCCAAGTTCGACGAAACGGTCGAGATCGTGTTCCACCTGGGCGTGGACCCCAAGAAGCCCGAGCAGGCCGTGCGCGGCACCATTTCGCTGCCGAAGGGGATCGGGCGCTCGGTGCGCGTGATCGCCTTCGCCGAAGGCGAGCAGGCCGCGCTGGCCAAGGCCGCGGGCGCCGAGGAGGCCGGCGGCCAGGAGCTGGTGGACCGCGTGGCGAAGGGGTGGACCGACTTCGACGTGGCCATCGCGACGCCGGGCATGATGCGGGCGGTGGGCCGCCTGGGCCGCGTGCTCGGCCCGAAGGGCCTCATGCCCTCGCCCAAGAGCGGCACGGTGACCGACAACGTCGAGGCGGCCGTGCGCGAGTTCAAGGCCGGCAAGCTGGAATACCGCACCGACGCGGGCGGCAACGTGGCTGCGCCCGTCGGCAAACGCTCGTTCTCGGCCGAGGACCTCAAGGCCAATATCGAGGCGTTCATCGAACGCATCCGCCAAGTCAAGCCGGCGTCGGCGAAAGGGCGCTACATCCTGGGCGTGACCGTCACGACCACGATGGGGCCCGGCATTCGCCTGGCCGTGTCGTAA
- the rpmG gene encoding 50S ribosomal protein L33, with amino-acid sequence MAKKALARDYVTLECTECGEQNYRTSKRVKGGAARLELKKYCRRELRHTLHKERKK; translated from the coding sequence GTGGCAAAGAAAGCGCTGGCGCGCGACTACGTGACCCTCGAGTGCACCGAGTGCGGCGAGCAGAACTACCGCACCAGCAAGCGCGTCAAGGGCGGCGCGGCGCGCCTCGAACTGAAAAAGTACTGTCGCAGAGAGCTGCGCCACACGCTCCACAAGGAGCGGAAGAAATAG
- the nusG gene encoding transcription termination/antitermination protein NusG, with protein MAKRWYVLRVQTAREDQVRESLERRVSANGLEHLISRVVVPTEKVKEIKRGSATVRERKIYPGYVMVEMDFNDETLAILNETPGVGGVLGTGNTPVPMSERDVEKMLMAAERTEEEPTTEISFAAGDRVRIKEGLFQNFDGEIEEIWPEKGQVRVIVSILGRPTPVELEYWQLESI; from the coding sequence ATGGCGAAACGGTGGTACGTGCTCCGCGTGCAGACGGCCCGCGAGGACCAGGTGCGAGAGAGCCTGGAGCGCCGGGTGAGCGCCAACGGCCTCGAACATCTGATCTCCCGGGTGGTGGTGCCCACCGAGAAGGTCAAGGAGATCAAGCGTGGCTCGGCCACCGTGCGCGAGCGCAAGATCTACCCCGGCTACGTGATGGTGGAGATGGACTTCAACGACGAGACGCTGGCCATCCTGAACGAGACGCCGGGGGTGGGCGGGGTGCTGGGGACGGGGAACACGCCCGTGCCCATGTCGGAGCGGGATGTCGAGAAGATGCTGATGGCGGCGGAGCGGACCGAGGAGGAGCCGACCACCGAGATCAGCTTCGCCGCGGGCGACCGCGTGCGGATCAAGGAGGGGCTGTTCCAGAACTTCGATGGCGAGATCGAAGAGATCTGGCCCGAGAAGGGCCAGGTGCGCGTCATTGTGAGCATTTTGGGCCGGCCGACCCCGGTCGAGCTGGAATACTGGCAGTTGGAGAGCATCTAG
- a CDS encoding sulfite exporter TauE/SafE family protein produces MAWEIWLIPMGFAVGAVGTLVGAGGGFVLVPILIMLYPERSPELITSMSLAVVFFNAFSGTCAYARMKKIDYRSGVLFAVATVPGAILGALTTGLLPRRLFDGIFGGLLLALAVFLLVRRRRPTGEGDAPRPNGHTVRTLVDAEGGRYTFSFNPITGIVLSLVVGYMSSALGVGGGVIHVPALIRLLHFPAHIAAATSHFILTFTAMGATVVHIAAGVFSQGALATLCLAMGALVGAQLGAWISGRVHSSWIVRGLALALGSMGIRILLLAF; encoded by the coding sequence ATGGCCTGGGAAATCTGGCTCATCCCGATGGGATTCGCCGTGGGGGCGGTGGGCACCCTCGTGGGCGCCGGCGGCGGCTTCGTGCTCGTGCCCATCCTCATCATGCTCTACCCCGAGCGCTCCCCCGAGCTCATCACGAGCATGTCGCTGGCCGTCGTGTTCTTCAACGCCTTCTCGGGCACCTGCGCGTATGCTCGGATGAAGAAGATTGACTACCGTTCGGGCGTGCTGTTCGCCGTGGCGACGGTTCCGGGGGCCATTCTGGGCGCACTCACCACCGGGCTGCTGCCCCGGCGGCTCTTCGACGGCATCTTCGGGGGGCTGCTGCTCGCGCTCGCGGTGTTCCTGCTCGTGCGACGGCGACGCCCGACAGGCGAGGGCGACGCCCCGCGGCCCAACGGCCACACTGTGCGCACCCTGGTGGACGCCGAGGGGGGCCGCTACACCTTCTCGTTCAACCCGATCACGGGCATCGTGCTGAGCCTGGTCGTCGGCTACATGTCGTCGGCCTTGGGCGTGGGGGGCGGGGTGATTCACGTGCCCGCGCTGATTCGCCTGCTGCACTTTCCCGCGCACATCGCGGCGGCCACCTCGCACTTCATCCTGACCTTCACGGCGATGGGCGCCACCGTGGTGCACATTGCCGCGGGCGTCTTCTCGCAGGGGGCGCTCGCCACGTTGTGCCTCGCGATGGGCGCCCTGGTGGGCGCCCAACTGGGCGCCTGGATCTCCGGGCGCGTGCACAGCTCCTGGATCGTGCGCGGCCTCGCCCTCGCCCTCGGCTCGATGGGCATCCGCATCTTGCTCCTGGCTTTTTGA
- a CDS encoding IMP cyclohydrolase has translation MDPRQIAARNLRERLAANPYPGRGLVLGMDEAARQLIQVYWIMGRSANSRNRVFETDGRRVWTEAADPAQCKDPSLIIYNALREGDGVYVVTNGDQTDTICDRLAAGGTFEEALATRDYEPDPPNFTPRISGLFDLRRKPPAATLSVLRRSPFGDATDRFFWRLGQLGAGLGHCITTYVGDGNPLPPFEGEPYLVPLAGDLGCIAHRFWDALNDENKVALCVKGIDPESLASDVVVINKNHKKA, from the coding sequence ATGGACCCCCGCCAGATCGCGGCACGGAACCTCCGCGAACGCCTCGCTGCCAACCCCTACCCCGGCCGCGGCCTCGTGCTCGGCATGGATGAGGCGGCAAGGCAACTCATCCAGGTCTACTGGATCATGGGCCGCAGCGCCAACAGCCGAAACCGCGTGTTCGAGACCGACGGCCGGCGCGTGTGGACCGAGGCGGCCGACCCCGCGCAGTGCAAGGACCCCAGCCTCATCATCTACAATGCCCTGCGCGAGGGCGACGGCGTCTACGTGGTCACCAACGGCGACCAGACCGACACGATCTGCGACAGACTGGCGGCCGGCGGCACCTTCGAGGAGGCCCTGGCCACGCGCGACTATGAGCCCGACCCGCCCAACTTCACGCCCCGCATCTCCGGCCTCTTCGACCTGCGGCGAAAGCCGCCCGCGGCCACCCTCAGCGTCCTTCGTCGCTCGCCTTTCGGCGACGCCACCGACCGCTTCTTCTGGCGCCTCGGACAGCTCGGGGCGGGGCTCGGCCATTGCATCACAACCTATGTGGGCGACGGCAACCCGCTGCCCCCGTTCGAGGGGGAGCCGTACCTGGTGCCCCTGGCCGGCGACCTGGGCTGCATCGCGCACCGCTTCTGGGACGCTTTGAACGACGAGAACAAGGTCGCGCTCTGCGTCAAGGGCATTGACCCAGAGAGTCTTGCCAGCGACGTGGTGGTCATCAACAAGAACCACAAGAAGGCGTGA